From bacterium, one genomic window encodes:
- a CDS encoding M28 family peptidase, whose translation MRGFALLITCLAIIGCSSPPKISAVTRPSFSFDGDKSYELLKKQVSIGPRVPGTSSHTETLNFIETELKKYVNRVELQSFSHLYKGRQYTLTNIIGFTDPSAKRQILLCAHWDTRPTAENDFDLSKRKQPIDGANDGASGVAVLLELARVLKEKSPKVGVIFVFFDGEDLGDYPKNMLLGSKYYAKHMLEPRPDKGILVDMVGSVNLLMTREINSIQAAPDLVDKIYSVANRLGYAKVFPVDAIPDEIDDDHVPMIKAGVPTIDLIDFNYPFWHTTRDTVDKCSARSLKVVGSVLEIYLSEQ comes from the coding sequence ATGAGGGGATTCGCTCTTCTTATAACCTGTTTGGCGATCATTGGCTGCAGTTCGCCTCCCAAGATTTCGGCTGTTACCAGACCATCTTTTTCTTTCGATGGCGATAAATCTTATGAACTTTTGAAAAAACAGGTTTCTATCGGGCCGAGAGTGCCTGGTACGAGTTCGCACACCGAAACGTTGAATTTCATTGAAACCGAATTGAAAAAGTATGTGAACAGAGTAGAGTTGCAAAGTTTTAGTCATCTTTATAAAGGACGGCAGTACACTCTTACCAACATTATCGGGTTCACAGATCCGAGTGCGAAACGGCAAATTTTGCTATGCGCCCATTGGGACACTCGGCCGACCGCTGAGAATGATTTTGATCTATCGAAGCGCAAACAGCCGATTGATGGGGCGAATGATGGGGCTTCAGGAGTAGCGGTTTTACTGGAATTGGCTAGGGTCTTGAAGGAAAAATCGCCAAAAGTTGGCGTGATTTTCGTGTTCTTTGATGGGGAAGACTTGGGTGATTATCCCAAGAATATGTTGCTCGGTTCTAAGTATTATGCAAAGCATATGTTGGAGCCACGACCCGACAAGGGCATCTTGGTGGATATGGTAGGTTCTGTTAACCTATTGATGACTAGGGAAATCAACTCTATTCAAGCGGCGCCGGACTTAGTTGATAAAATATATAGTGTTGCTAATCGTTTGGGATATGCCAAGGTGTTCCCTGTGGATGCTATTCCTGATGAGATAGATGATGATCATGTTCCTATGATTAAGGCAGGGGTTCCCACTATAGACCTGATTGATTTTAATTATCCGTTCTGGCATACAACTAGGGACACGGTAGACAAATGTAGCGCGCGATCGCTTAAAGTAGTTGGCTCGGTTCTGGAGATCTACTTAAGCGAACAATAA
- a CDS encoding MBL fold metallo-hydrolase, which translates to MKILNLIDRNKNTCYTGNAYLVTGDWKTIEDVNTIVDVGRDPDIISAIAEASTGIGKKRIAQVILTHNHYDHVTMLDEIREIYSPVVCAYSRNFPGVDRVLHDGDMLRCGDRDFRVIWAPGHSSDSLCLYCQADGVLFTGDNPPILENRDRGHSNEFLAAMDYIARLDVRVVYPGHGPPIVLKPR; encoded by the coding sequence ATGAAAATACTGAACCTTATAGATCGTAACAAGAACACTTGCTATACAGGCAATGCATATCTGGTGACCGGCGACTGGAAAACCATTGAGGATGTCAACACCATAGTGGATGTGGGACGAGATCCCGATATCATATCAGCAATTGCTGAGGCGTCAACCGGCATAGGCAAGAAGCGTATAGCCCAAGTAATCCTTACTCACAACCATTACGACCATGTAACTATGTTGGATGAGATACGAGAGATCTATTCGCCGGTTGTCTGTGCCTATTCGCGCAATTTTCCGGGTGTTGACCGCGTGCTGCACGATGGGGATATGTTGCGCTGTGGAGATAGGGACTTCAGGGTGATCTGGGCCCCGGGTCACAGCTCTGATTCCCTCTGCTTGTATTGCCAAGCTGACGGCGTTCTGTTTACAGGTGACAACCCCCCTATCCTGGAAAATCGTGACCGAGGGCATTCAAACGAGTTTCTCGCCGCTATGGACTACATCGCTAGATTGGATGTACGCGTGGTTTACCCTGGCCACGGGCCGCCAATAGTATTAAAACCCCGCTGA